A window of the Carassius carassius chromosome 36, fCarCar2.1, whole genome shotgun sequence genome harbors these coding sequences:
- the LOC132117404 gene encoding uncharacterized protein LOC132117404 isoform X3, giving the protein MTSTIVSGVWRSHADLDESEPDSSPEAPQKFKKMRSSSSLNSLRMSLRKRVPLKPVQSNANISQTPTWESLQMNQKTSAVHKMTRSAKNSIGSVYQMFQRSRQSRQECLVMTPGRTSDGEECDCFGTSQTPKRSAVRTTITPRRTPRSISKRTPRRACTPEASNSTVRTVKTTGTRRQLVRMAALRSPFASPNTMNSRRQFDEDLDCVSKGLRRLKRLSQAFDDAFGKDDRFRECLLE; this is encoded by the exons ATGACGTCCACGATTGTTAGCGGGGTCTGGAGGTCGCATGCAGACCTTGATGAATCAGAACCGGACAGTTCGCCCGAAGCGCCGCAGAAGTTTAAGAAGATGCGCTCCTCCAGCTCGCTGAACTCATTGAGAATGTCTCTGCGCAAGCGGGTGCCCTTGAAACCAGTGCAATCCAACGCGAACATCTCTCAGACCCCCACATGGGAGTCGCTACAGATGAACCAAAAGACTAGTGCTGTCCACAAAATGACCCGCAGTGCCAAAAACTCCATTGGAAGTGTCTATCAG ATGTTTCAAAGGAGCAGACAGTCACGTCAGGAGTGTCTGGTCATGACACCTGGTAGAACGTCAGATGGTGAGGAATGTGATTGCTTTGGGACATCACAAACCCCAAAACGATCTGCTGTTCGTACTACCATCACCCCCAGGCGAACTCCAAGGTCAATAAGCAAGCGGACTCCTCGAAGGGCCTGTACCCCGGAAGCCAGTAACTCTACAGTTAGGACTGTGAAGACCACGGGCACCAGGAGGCAGCTGGTGCGAATGGCTGCACTCAGAAGCCCTTTTGCATCACCCAACACAATGAACAGCAGGAG GCAATTTGATGAGGATCTGGATTGTGTATCCAAAGGCCTCCGGAGACTGAAGCGTCTCTCTCAAGCCTTTGATGATGCGTTTGGGAAAGATGATCG ATTCAGGGAGTGTCTTTTGGAGTAA
- the LOC132117404 gene encoding uncharacterized protein LOC132117404 isoform X2, which yields MTSTIVSGVWRSHADLDESEPDSSPEAPQKFKKMRSSSSLNSLRMSLRKRVPLKPVQSNANISQTPTWESLQMNQKTSAVHKMTRSAKNSIGSVYQMFQRSRQSRQECLVMTPGRTSDGEECDCFGTSQTPKRSAVRTTITPRRTPRSISKRTPRRACTPEASNSTVRTVKTTGTRRQLVRMAALRSPFASPNTMNSRRQFDEDLDCVSKGLRRLKRLSQAFDDAFGKDDRDRFRECLLE from the exons ATGACGTCCACGATTGTTAGCGGGGTCTGGAGGTCGCATGCAGACCTTGATGAATCAGAACCGGACAGTTCGCCCGAAGCGCCGCAGAAGTTTAAGAAGATGCGCTCCTCCAGCTCGCTGAACTCATTGAGAATGTCTCTGCGCAAGCGGGTGCCCTTGAAACCAGTGCAATCCAACGCGAACATCTCTCAGACCCCCACATGGGAGTCGCTACAGATGAACCAAAAGACTAGTGCTGTCCACAAAATGACCCGCAGTGCCAAAAACTCCATTGGAAGTGTCTATCAG ATGTTTCAAAGGAGCAGACAGTCACGTCAGGAGTGTCTGGTCATGACACCTGGTAGAACGTCAGATGGTGAGGAATGTGATTGCTTTGGGACATCACAAACCCCAAAACGATCTGCTGTTCGTACTACCATCACCCCCAGGCGAACTCCAAGGTCAATAAGCAAGCGGACTCCTCGAAGGGCCTGTACCCCGGAAGCCAGTAACTCTACAGTTAGGACTGTGAAGACCACGGGCACCAGGAGGCAGCTGGTGCGAATGGCTGCACTCAGAAGCCCTTTTGCATCACCCAACACAATGAACAGCAGGAG GCAATTTGATGAGGATCTGGATTGTGTATCCAAAGGCCTCCGGAGACTGAAGCGTCTCTCTCAAGCCTTTGATGATGCGTTTGGGAAAGATGATCG CGACAGATTCAGGGAGTGTCTTTTGGAGTAA